In one Suricata suricatta isolate VVHF042 chromosome 9, meerkat_22Aug2017_6uvM2_HiC, whole genome shotgun sequence genomic region, the following are encoded:
- the LTB4R gene encoding leukotriene B4 receptor 1 has protein sequence MFISLLSIILLSVALAVGLPGNSFVVWSILVKMPKRSVTALLVLNLALADLAVLLTAPFFLHSVARSTWVFGLAGCRLFHYVCGVSMYASVLLITAMSLDRSLAVALPFVSQKFRTKAIAWWVLAGIWAMSLLLATPVIVYRTVTLAPNNWSLVCFPKYPSSRLKAFHLLFEAFTGFLLPFLVVVASYSDIGRRLQARRFRRSRRMGRLVALIILTFAAFWLPYHVVNLVEVGRMLAGGGAGPVADRLRMARYVFIALAFLSSSVNPVLYACAGGGLLRSAGVGFVAKLLEATGSEAFSTRRGGTLGQTGRSAAATPEAGTSESLTVSTNPLQ, from the coding sequence ATGTTTATCTCTTTGCTGAGTATCATCCTGCTGTCAGTGGCACTGGCTGTGGGGCTTCCTGGGAACAGCTTTGTCGTGTGGAGCATCCTGGTAAAGATGCCGAAGCGTTCTGTCACTGCCTTGTTGGTGCTGAACTTGGCCCTGGCCGACTTGGCTGTACTGCTTACGGCCCCCTTTTTCCTCCACAGTGTGGCCCGAAGCACCTGGGTGTTTGGACTGGCTGGCTGCCGCCTGTTTCACTATGTCTGTGGAGTCAGCATGTACGCCAGCGTCCTGCTGATCACGGCCATGAGTCTGGACCGCTCGCTGGCAGTGGCTCTCCCCTTTGTGTCCCAGAAATTTCGTACCAAGGCCATTGCCTGGTGGGTGCTGGCAGGCATCTGGGCAATGTCCCTTCTGCTGGCCACACCTGTCATCGTGTACCGCACTGTGACCTTGGCACCGAACAACTGGAGCCTGGTGTGCTTCCCAAAGTACCCCAGCTCACGACTCAAGGCTTTCCATCTGCTCTTCGAGGCCTTCACAGGCTTCCTGCTGCCCTTCCTAGTGGTGGTGGCCAGCTACTCCGACATCGGCCGCAGGCTGCAGGCCCGGCGCTTCCGCCGCAGTCGCCGCATGGGCCGCCTGGTGGCGCTCATCATCCTGACCTTCGCCGCCTTCTGGTTGCCCTACCACGTGGTGAACCTGGTCGAGGTGGGCAGGATGCTGGCCGGCGGGGGAGCAGGGCCGGTGGCGGACCGGCTGCGCATGGCCCGCTACGTGTTCATTGCACTGGCCTTCCTGAGCAGCAGCGTGAACCCAGTGCTGTACGCGTGCGCCGGAGGCGGCCTGCTGCGCTCGGCTGGCGTGGGCTTCGTCGCCAAGCTGTTGGAGGCTACTGGCTCCGAGGCATTTAGCACCCGCCGCGGGGGCACCCTGGGCCAGACGGGGAGGAGTGCCGCTGCCACTCCCGAAGCTGGCACCAGCGAGAGCCTCACTGTCTCCACCAACCCTCTCCAATGA